In Eucalyptus grandis isolate ANBG69807.140 chromosome 4, ASM1654582v1, whole genome shotgun sequence, the following proteins share a genomic window:
- the LOC104418962 gene encoding basic blue protein, whose amino-acid sequence MEDSKLCRYLSFCMILTVLGLLVNGAASEVYTVGDSDEWNSGVNYGVWSQKYNFSVGDVLAFKYIKGQHNTYEVTESTFRSCDTSTGVLAKHTSGNDQVTLTEAKKYWFVCSVLGHCLGGMRFGITVKESNTTESPPLAPQSGSPAPPQINDNGAQATRGLSRWDYLILFGVSIPSCLVW is encoded by the exons ATGGAGGATTCGAAGCTGTGCAGGTACTTAAGCTTCTGCATGATCCTCACGGTCCTCGGTTTGCTCGTGAATGGTGCCGCATCGGAAGTTTACACGGTAGGCGACAGCGACGAATGGAACAGCGGCGTAAATTACGGCGTGTGGTCTCAGAAATACAATTTCAGCGTCGGCGATGTGCTTG CCTTCAAGTACATAAAAGGCCAACACAACACATATGAAGTGACCGAGTCGACGTTCCGCTCATGCGACACGAGCACCGGCGTGCTGGCCAAGCACACGAGCGGCAACGACCAGGTCACCCTCACCGAAGCCAAGAAGTACTGGTTCGTCTGCAGCGTGTTAGGTCATTGCCTCGGCGGAATGAGGTTCGGCATCACCGTGAAAGAATCGAACACCACAGAGAGCCCACCTCTGGCTCCGCAATCGGGGTCTCCGGCGCCTCCACAAATCAATGACAACGGAGCTCAAGCCACTAGGGGATTGAGCAGATGGGATTATCTGATCCTGTTTGGTGTTTCGATTCCGTCGTGTTTGGTATGGTAA
- the LOC104418963 gene encoding probable ubiquitin-conjugating enzyme E2 23 — protein MALQQKNIAAEEPTISGHDTTLEEADSAISGGLSDVNNNGDGDGMAEAVRDIKETQSFPGIYRQDVVRSKKNGTIGIVTEVAGDSDSDGSITDEEDEDEDDEDDAEDSANEETDGDRIKMSQENCARSQGGDKPGPLSADQVRVLYMNDIESTQSFGEVTVIDRGFLHGDYVASATDPTGQIGVVVDVSINVDVLNSSGSIIEDIPSKELKRVTEFSIGDYAVLGPWLGRVDGVLDNVTVQFDDGSVCKVMKAEPHRLKPITKNLLEDEHCTYFPGQRVKASSSSIFKNSRWLYGLWRANKLEGTVTKVTIGSVFIYWIASAGHGPDSSTAPAEEQSPKKLKLLSCFSHANWQLGDWCLLPSSTPASSNLLYTGLSKLELDDSLNNELESSQPEKEVALEESIDHGEFINTDADTVLDPKAPLESVTRCTASSESSSCSSSLSVAKETLHEPWPLHRKKIRKVVLKRDKKIRRKEENFEKALQIVNTRTKVDVVWQDGQIERCLDSTKLIPIETPGDHEFVAEQYVIEKAADDDDYVGEVRRVGVVKSVNAKERTARVNWLKPVARPEDPREFEKEEVVSVYELEGHPDYDYCYGDVVVRLSPVSASLQMDSGMKSMETGTQQSMREDYTTDNEEDSSGTQNVEEVTDNEAASTFTDLSWVGNITGLEDGNIEVTWADGMVSTVGPQAIYVVGRDDDDGSIASGSGVSDAASWETVDDDEMDAVENDKEEVGLANDDADNDSGEESVENHAGMNSALSFPLAAIGFVTRLATGIFSRGRKNLDSGLDSEGENESHSQMLMKSSEKLYSSDECSSEKSNIMDCTGTDMTYPSGDQDISGVAPDPVGAAESLCYTRSQEVDAPASYEETACTFKRFDTARDPIDHYFIGTNGQVNGGRKWFKKVQQDWNILQNNLPDGIYVRVYEDRMDLVRAVIVGAYATPYQDGLFFFDFHLPPEYPDVPPSAYYHSGGWRINPNLYEEGKVCLSLLNTWTGRGNEVWDSSSSSILQVLVSLQGLVLNSKPYFNEAGYDKQIGTAEGEKNSLAYNENTFLLNCKTMLNLMRKPPKDFEDLVKEHFQKRGYYILKACDAYMKGYLIGSLAKDASVSSENNANSTSVGFKLMLAKIVPKLLLALDEAGADCHEFRHLGEP, from the exons ATGGCATTGCAACAGAAGAATATTGCTGCTGAGGAACCAACCATAAGTGGGCATGACACGACTTTGGAGGAAGCTGATTCTGCTATTAGTGGTGGTCTTTCTGATGTGAATAAcaatggtgatggtgatggaaTGGCAGAAGCAGTTAGAGACATCAAGGAAACTCAGAGTTTCCCTGGCATATACAGACAAGATGTGGTGAGGAGCAAGAAAAATGGAACGATCGGTATAGTGACTGAAGTTGCTGGGGACTCTGATTCAGATGGCAGTATTACtgatgaggaagatgaagatgaagacgatGAAGATGATGCTGAAGACAGTGCGAACGAGGAGACTGATGGTGATAGAATCAAAATGTCTCAGGAGAATTGTGCCAGAAGCCAAGGTGGTGATAAACCAGGTCCTCTATCTGCCGACCAAGTTCGAGTGCTTTATATGAATGACATTGAGAGTACTCAAAGTTTTGGTGAAGTAACAGTCATTGATCGGGGATTCTTACATGGGGATTATGTGGCTTCAGCCACAGACCCTACAGGTCAAATTGGTGTCGTGGTGGATGTTAGTATAAATGTGGATGTTTTAAATTCTAGTGGATCTATTATAGAAGATATCCCATCCAAAGAACTAAAGCGCGTGACAGAATTTTCTATTGGAGATTATGCTGTCCTCGGTCCATGGCTGGGTAGAGTGGATGGTGTTCTAGATAATGTGACTGTGCAGTTTGATGATGGTTCTGTCTGTAAAGTAATGAAGGCTGAGCCACATCGCCTCAAACCTATTACCAAGAATCTGCTGGAAGATGAACATTGTACTTATTTTCCTGGTCAACGTGTCAAGGCTAGCTCTTCTTCGATTTTCAAGAATTCGAGATGGCTATATGGGTTGTGGAGAGCTAATAAGTTGGAGGGTACTGTGACCAAAGTCACCATAGGCTCAGTGTTTATATATTGGATAGCTTCTGCTGGACATGGGCCTGATTCTTCTACTGCTCCAGCAGAAGAACAGAGCCCGAAGAAACTGAAATTACTGTCTTGCTTTTCCCATGCAAATTGGCAGCTAGGTGACTGGTGCCTTCTTCCATCTTCAACACCAGCTTCGTCTAATTTATTATACACAGGTTTGTCAAAACTAGAACTTGATGATTCGCTCAACAATGAGTTAGAGAGCTCTCAACCAGAAAAGGAGGTTGCATTGGAGGAGTCAATTGATCATGGAGAGTTCATTAATACTGATGCAGACACTGTATTGGACCCAAAGGCTCCACTGGAATCAGTTACACGGTGCACAGCTTCATCTGAGTCTAGCTCATGTAGTAGTTCATTGTCAGTTGCCAAGGAAACTCTTCATGAACCTTGGCCTCTTCATCGGAAAAAGATTCGTAAAGTTGTTCTGAAGAGGGACAAGAAGATTCGAAGGAAAGAGGAGAATTTTGAAAAGGCTCTTCAAATTGTCAATACCAGAACAAAAGTTGATGTGGTGTGGCAGGATGGTCAGATTGAACGCTGTCTGGACTCAACGAAATTGATTCCAATTGAGACACCTGGTGATCATGAATTTGTTGCTGAACAGTACGTGATCGAAAAGGCTGCTGATGATGACGATTATGTTGGTGAAGTTCGGCGTGTTGGGGTAGTGAAAAGTGTAAATGCCAAAGAGCGAACAGCTCGTGTCAACTGGTTAAAACCAGTTGCCAGGCCAGAAGATCCCCGTGAGTTTGAGAAAGAGGAAGTTGTTAGTGTCTATGAGCTGGAGGGACATCCAGATTATGACTATTGTTATGGTGATGTTGTTGTACGTTTGTCTCCTGTTTCTGCTTCTCTGCAAATGGATTCTGGTATGAAATCTATGGAGACAGGAACACAACAAAGCATGCGAGAGGATTATACAACAGATAATGAAGAAGACAGCTCAGGGACTCAAAATGTTGAGGAAGTCACTGACAATGAAGCTGCCTCTACCTTTACAGATCTTTCATGGGTTGGTAATATAACTGGGCTTGAAGATGGTAACATTGAAGTTACATGGGCTGACGGGATGGTTTCAACG GTTGGACCACAGGCCATATATGTTGTCGGTCGAGATGATGACGATGGGTCAATTGCTTCTGGCAGCGGGGTTAGTGATGCTGCAAGTTGGGAAACTGtagatgatgatgaaatggacGCTGTAGAGAATGACAAAGAG gaGGTTGGACTTGCAAATGATGATGCTGACAATGATTCTGGAGAAGAGAGTGTCGAAAACCATGCTGGAATGAATTCAgcactttcttttcctttggcaGCAATTGGATTTGTAACCAGATTGGCGACTGGAATATTTTCACGAGGCCGGAAAAATCTGGACTCTGGTTTGGATTCGGAAGGGGAAAATGAAAGTCATTCCCAGATGTTGATGAAAAGTTCCGAGAAATTATATTCTAGTGACGAGTGTAGCTCGGAGAAATCTAATATCATGGACTGTACGGGTACAGACATGACTTATCCTAGTGGGGATCAAGATATTTCTGGGGTAGCTCCTGATCCAGTGGGTGCAGCTGAAAGTCTATGCTATACGAGGTCTCAGGAAGTAGATGCTCCAGCCTCCTATGAAGAAACTGCTTGCACTTTTAAACGTTTTGATACAGCTAGAGATCCTATAGATCACTATTTCATTGGCACGAATGGACAG GTCAATGGTGGAAGAAAGTGGTTCAAGAAGGTACAGCAAGACTGGAATATCCTTCAGAATAACCTCCCTG ATGGGATTTACGTACGAGTCTATGAAGACCGAATGGATCTTGTGAGGGCAGTAATTGTCGGGGCATATGCAACACCCTACCAAGatggtctttttttctttgactttcACCTTCCCCCAGAGTATCCCGATGTTCCACCA TCAGCATATTATCATTCTGGCGGATGGCGAATTAATCCTAACTTGTATGAGGAGGGGAAAGTCTGCCTTAGCCTCTTGAACACCTGGACTGGCAGAGGGAATGAAGTGTGGGATTCATCATCTTCTAGCATTCTTCAAGTGTTGGTTTCACTCCAAGGATTGGTGCTCAATTCCAAACCATACTTCAATGAGGCAGGGTATGATAAGCAAATTGGGACAGCTGAAGGAGAGAAAAACTCATTGGCCTATAATGAGAACACTTTCTTGTTGAATTGTAAGACAATGCTGAATCTAATGCGAAAGCCCCCCAAG GACTTCGAAGACCTTGTCAAGGAGCATTTTCAGAAGCGTGGTTATTACATCCTCAAGGCATGTGACGCATATATGAAGGGATATTTAATCGGATCTCTCGCTAAAGACGCCTCTGTAAGCAGTGAAAACAATGCAAATTCAACTTCAGTTGGCTTCAAACTTATGTTAGCCAAGATCGTACCAAAGCTTCTCTTGGCATTGGATGAAGCTGGAGCTGATTGCCATGAATTCAGACATTTGGGAGAACCATAG